The DNA sequence TCCAGCCCACAGGTAATCTCCAACACCAACCAACGAACTGATCTTGTATACGCTGACATTTACAATCCCAAGACATTCAAACCCCTTCTTTGAGTATATTGTAACTTTGCCATCAGCGTGCCCAAAGTACATGCGATCAGGCTGGCTGCTTATGATAGCGCCAGAGGTTACATCGCCGACATTGAGCTGTGAAAGGGGACCTTGTGTTAGCTGCTGGAAGTGGTTACTGTCCTCGGTGCGCGCGTAAACCCGAATATCTTTTGTCGTAGCCACCCAAAGTTGAGAACCTGAAATGATTGAAAAGGTGCTGCCGCGAGGGATGCGGTATGTGTGCGGTGTTTGTTGTAAAGACGGACAGCCAGTGTCATCGGCCGGCCAAATGTGTACCACGCCATCTTCGTCAAGGGACCACATCTCCGAGGCGTACCGGAATATCTTAATAATGACACTCCGGCCGTGTGCATTACCCTTAGTATGCACAACACTTTGCGTCGGGATATCGATTTCATACATCTCTCCCGTGTTGGTGCCTAGCCACAACCTGTTGCCCTCGTCTTCGACATCTTTTGCGGGCCTGAATGCAATAGCAGTGGCTTTGACAGTGTCGCCATGGGCCAAGCTCATGAGCAGTCTGCCATTCAGAACGTTCCAGACATTTGTCACGTACCCGGTCGTGCATATGTAATCTCCACAAATGGCAAAAAGCTTGGTATCGTAACCAGTCGGGATGCCGGATGGGCCGTCTGTGAAGACAGGAGGTCTACGATTTGCCTGTGAAGCGTCTGGATAGTCTGTCAAAATAGTTGCAGGTTGTTTGTCTGCGTCTGTGTCCTCCTCGTCTGAATCATACGTGTAGGGCTGCGACAATTGGGAGGCCTGCATAGATGGTGTCACGGAGGGTCTCCTAATCTCTCCCGAGTTCCGTGGAGGAGGCGGTCTTGGAGGTTCTAGCGGTCTTCTTGGGTTAGCAGTCACAGGCCCAGTTGTATTTGTTCGTCGCGGCGGAGGTATGATTTTGTTATTCGTTTCTTGCGCGAATTGAGCAGGGCGTGTCTGATCAAAGGAACGTCTGACGGGTAAATCAGGAGGAGCCGCTCTCTGTAACTGCACACTCTTCCTGAGATCGAAGTTGTCCCTTTCTCGCCGAGGGGGTAATGCAGAGCGGTCTTCGGGCGGTTCAATAGGTGAAGCCGGCGGGGCAGTCTTTTTCACAGGTTGCTTTCCTGTTGCCCGCGGTTCGCCCTGTGGTAATCTATCTGCCACGGCATGAGCAAAGAATCCATTGTTCGTCGCACTCATCTTGGGCTTGGAGAAGCCTGGGATGACGGGCGGCGAAAACTCGTCCTTGGTACTGCCCCCGCTGCTGCTAGGCGGGGTGCTGAAAGGAGATATGTCAGCGGGATCTGACGCTTCTGGGGCCAGGTTTGCGCGGGCGGTATCTATCGATTGAGACTTGGCTCCGATCTTGGGCTTCCCAGCTCGATTGACAGGTGGAGGCACCGGTGGCGCGGACGAAACGGGTCGCTCCCCTTTGCGCGGATCATTGGAGGGGCCATTGTCGGAACTGGCAGGAAAGAGAGGTTTCGAGTCTAGGCTGGAAGCGGAATTGGTAGAGTTGCGATTGGGCATCTTGAAGAACCGCGAGCGGTTGGAGACGGGCGCAGAAGGAGAGGGCTCGTCTAGCGCCGCATGCGAAACGGGTCGCGAGGGCTGCGGTGACAGTATGGGGGATGTTGTAGATTTGGGCGGCGACCGAGGCGACTGTACAGTGACTTTGGGTGGTGATTGTGATCGCGGCGACCTGGGCGGGGAAAAGGCCATCATAGACGTAGGTCGCGGTTTGGGGTTGCTCCATGGCACCCTCCCAATAGTACTTGAGCGCGGCGTCACTGTCCCACTTCCGCTGTAGTCAGACACATTGGGTGATGTTCGTCCAAGACGGTCCCTGGGTATGTCCAACGATATGCGCCCATCGGTCCGGCGGTTGTCCTCGGGCATGGCCAGGCGATCGCCAGGGGCAGAAGAGCGCTGCTGGGGCGTGGGAGGGGCAGCTGCTGGCGACTTGTTTGAGCCCATGAGGTTCTCAAACTGGGCGCGGAGAGAGGACACTGGCTTCTACATGGCGTGTAAGCGGGTGGGTGGTGTCTTGGAGTGCGGGTTACCTACAATGGACGAGCCATCGGTGTTGTCCTCTTGTTGGTTTTCCATGATGGGGATATTTCTCGTCAGCCTGCACCGGAATGTCTCCTATAGCTGCTCATCAACCACTGCAGTCTCCTTCCCATTTGGCGCAGTGTGTCGTGGTGGAGTGATGAGGCGGCGGCCGTGGGCGGTCATGCAGGCCAGGCAACAGAGGGCAGGAGGCGTGTTTGGGTAGAAATACGAGTGACAATGGAAATCAAGTGGGCGTAGGAGAGGCCAGCATGCGCGTAGGGCAGCCCCGGGGGAGCGACGCGTATACTGTCGCAGTGCTAAGAATGTTTGGCGACCAGGGCAAGGGACCGGCGCCGGCGGAGGTGAAAGCGTTTCAGCGATAGGCAAATAGGGCAAACCGTCAGCGGGAGTAGGGGGGATTGGGGATTGTCTCTCTCGGCGGATCTGGTGTTTGCCGGCAATTTTCTTGACCAGGGCGCAGCGTCTGCGGCGGGCGTGGGCGGCTTAGGGCGGTGTTGTCGTGTCTTACTACCTAGTACCGTCATTCCCGTCCCCACCTGCGCTGCTGGGCCCTACCGACACACGATCGGGCAGTATTAGCACCCTTGGCCCTGCACTCCAACCGTCGTCTGCCCAGTCGATCAGGCACCCGGCGAATTGCAGTCAAGCTTGGAAGACCGCCTGCAGCCGTCAGTTTGGACCTCGAGTGAAAGACACTGCCGTTGCACTAGATTCACCACTCGCCGACGACGCCGCCAGACATCGCCATGTGGTAAGCACGAGCAAGCGCCCTCTTCCGACACCCCCGCCATCAACTCCGCAGCAGCCCTGCTGACGGTCAAACAGCAAACACGTACTCAACGCCCAGGTCTCGATCCGCTCACCATGCTGTACGTCACTGGTGATGATGTGAATGCCATGTATCCCGTGACATGATTGCTGAGAGAAGGTGCAGGCAAAAAATGGTTCGACTGCGCAGAGTGCCACCAAGAGCAGAGTGACCACCCGCTCATGCAGACGTTTGATATGACGTTTATCTGCAAAAAGTGCAAGAAGGCTTTCCGCAAGGATGCGCGCGAGTTCGAGGACGCGTGAGTACCCAACCCACCAACCTTCTCGTCTCGCACTTGTACTGATGGGGAGTAGTGACGAGTACTGCCCGCACTGCGACAACCACTTTGTCTTAGAGGCCAAGACTCCAAAGGCCTCGCTACAGGTCGAGGGCGAGGATGCACGCATTGACTCCCGGTACGATATACCTCAGCCAATACCCAACCCAACACTATTCCTAACTACTCCGCAGCATGCTGAAGGATGACCGTGTACGAGGCGAGGAGATGCGCACTATATTCGATGTCAAGGAGGCACCCAACAAGCTGGGTTGAGCCAGCCAGCCCATGTCACAACACTGAAGTAGTACAAGCCATCACACATCACGCCTTGAGCGGGGGTTGGGCGAGGGACGCCGGACCATGCACGTATGCTAGATGTCATTCACAGCCACTAGCTGGTCGTATCTGCCATTCATGTACAGATTCATAAGTCTACCACCTAGACGCCTGTGCAATTCATGTCTTTTCGCCGTCACTCATTATTCGTTCCTCTACGCGCCACCAGATCCTGAGCCCTCAGCGGGGGTCTGGCGAGTGAGGATAGCAGCCTGGCCAGTGCCCGGTTGTCGTCCGGGCCTCCTGTTGGCCGCCTCCTCCTGCTTTTCTGTATTGATGTTCTCCACGTACTTCTCAATGTCCTCGACAGGCAACATCTCGATGGGCTTGCCCGGTGCCATGATGGCAATCTCAATGTTCTTCGCACCCGTCTGCACCACCTCCAACAGCGACTTGACGGTCAGCTTGATCGTCTCTTCCCGGTCCATGCCTTCCTTGTGGTTGCGCTCGAGGAACTCGCGGACTGTCTTGCTCGACCGACCAATCGCATTTGCTTTCCTGCAGCCTAATTAGTACTTGTCGTTCATCAATCGTGATTGCACTTACCATGCCGAGTAGATACCAGAGGGCTCGGTCTGGTACAGGCGCGGGGTCTTGTCGTTGGGGTCGAAGCCGACTATGAGCGTGCTGATACCGAATGGACGGACACCACCACTCTGAGTGTATCGCTGCTGCACTCCTGCAATGTACTTGGTAATGTACTCTATCGATACCGGGTCTTCGACTGTGAGACGATGTGATTGCGCCTCCAGGCGGGCCTTGTCGACAAGAATGCGGGCATCGGCGTTGAGACCAGCAAAGGCAAGGGCAACATGAGTGTCCACGAGGCAGATCTTGGAGGGGGTAATTCGGGTATCTTGCAGCTTCATTGCTGATCGCTTTTCGCAGCCGAGTACTACTATGTCCGAGCCCTTGACACCTACAGCACATGTTCCTGCGGCGAATGAGTAATTGATCCTACCCAATCTTATCATACTACACACCTCGCTTGACGGCTTCGAGCGCATATTCGACTTGGAAGACGTGACCGTCAGGACTGAAGACTAAGATAGTTAGCTAAGCCCGCAGCCCCAACTGTTGCGTGTTTGTGTTTGTACCAGAGAGAGCTCGATCGTAGCCGGACGCCATTGTGAGAGCTTGAGTGTTGTATTGTAAGATTTGCTTGTTGGATTCTCAGAATACACCAAGGAAGACCGAGAGTGAGAAGCGGCGACAAAAGGTGATACAGGCGTCAAGCTGGTCTCGGAGCTCCAGAGCTGTCCGCGTTGCTGCTCCCGCCTAAACCATGCCAAGCAACATGGCTCGTGCTTCCCCATGTCAACTTATGTCATCCATTACAGTTCACGATGGCGACATAAAACTTCCCCACTCTTTGTCTTCTTCCTCTGTAAATCCTCATGGCGGCTTCCGGGACTTCCGCGCGTTTTGTGGCCTCGTTGCGCCGTAATGCTCTCTCATCTCGTCTATCGTTGCGCACACAATGTCTGCGACCAATAACTCAAGTGCGATGGACGGGTACTACGTCTGCGAGTTCGGAGCCTCACCAGC is a window from the Pyrenophora tritici-repentis strain M4 chromosome 7, whole genome shotgun sequence genome containing:
- a CDS encoding Phosphatidylinositol 5-phosphate phosphatase, coding for MENQQEDNTDGSSIKPVSSLRAQFENLMGSNKSPAAAPPTPQQRSSAPGDRLAMPEDNRRTDGRISLDIPRDRLGRTSPNVSDYSGSGTVTPRSSTIGRVPWSNPKPRPTSMMAFSPPRSPRSQSPPKVTVQSPRSPPKSTTSPILSPQPSRPVSHAALDEPSPSAPVSNRSRFFKMPNRNSTNSASSLDSKPLFPASSDNGPSNDPRKGERPVSSAPPVPPPVNRAGKPKIGAKSQSIDTARANLAPEASDPADISPFSTPPSSSGGSTKDEFSPPVIPGFSKPKMSATNNGFFAHAVADRLPQGEPRATGKQPVKKTAPPASPIEPPEDRSALPPRRERDNFDLRKSVQLQRAAPPDLPVRRSFDQTRPAQFAQETNNKIIPPPRRTNTTGPVTANPRRPLEPPRPPPPRNSGEIRRPSVTPSMQASQLSQPYTYDSDEEDTDADKQPATILTDYPDASQANRRPPVFTDGPSGIPTGYDTKLFAICGDYICTTGYVTNVWNVLNGRLLMSLAHGDTVKATAIAFRPAKDVEDEGNRLWLGTNTGEMYEIDIPTQSVVHTKGNAHGRSVIIKIFRYASEMWSLDEDGVVHIWPADDTGCPSLQQTPHTYRIPRGSTFSIISGSQLWVATTKDIRVYARTEDSNHFQQLTQGPLSQLNVGDVTSGAIISSQPDRMYFGHADGKVTIYSKKGFECLGIVNVSVYKISSLVGVGDYLWAGYSTGMIYVYDTRSTPWKVLKDWKAHEKPIAGILADRTSIWKLDRFQVASLGTDAMLRVWDGMMKEDLLENLMQQRDGEYCEFRELSARVMTWNAGATKPNALRQTEPERIFFRELLEPENPPDILVFGFQELVDLEDKKITAKSIFKKKKKKETSDSEHMSHQYRAWRDHLLRVLDEYSPKQNYVLLHTANLVGLFTCVFVKASERAKIRDVCAAEIKLGFSGRVGNKGALVVRFFIDDSSLCFINCHLAAGQTQTAHRNNDAAAIMESAPLPKNRSPSACANFFVGGGDGSMIMDHEICILNGDLNYRIDAMPRNSVIAAVQQGNLAKLLERDQLLLSRKRNPGFRLRAFNEMPINFAPTYKYDVGTDNYDTSEKQRSPAWCDRLLYRGLGRIKQLDYRRHEGIKVSDHRPVSGRFKIRVKTINSSRQDAVRDKAEVEFEAVRRRIAGDIKLDYLINVFGLSSKEAQRLLKGA
- a CDS encoding zinc finger protein, translating into MQTFDMTFICKKCKKAFRKDAREFEDADEYCPHCDNHFVLEAKTPKASLQVEGEDARIDSRMLKDDRVRGEEMRTIFDVKEAPNKLG
- a CDS encoding PRE1, 20S proteasome — its product is MKLQDTRITPSKICLVDTHVALAFAGLNADARILVDKARLEAQSHRLTVEDPVSIEYITKYIAGVQQRYTQSGGVRPFGISTLIVGFDPNDKTPRLYQTEPSGIYSAWKANAIGRSSKTVREFLERNHKEGMDREETIKLTVKSLLEVVQTGAKNIEIAIMAPGKPIEMLPVEDIEKYVENINTEKQEEAANRRPGRQPGTGQAAILTRQTPAEGSGSGGA